A segment of the Bacteroidales bacterium genome:
CTTAATACATGAAAGTAAAATATCGAGGTTGTTGATGATTTCATTGGTGTGATTTACCATGCGCGCCCTTTTGTCCATCTGGTGCATGGTAAGAAAAACAAGGAAATACGATACCATAAGAAGTCCGAAAGCACCGATATATCCGTTCCGGACCTTTTTTTCCTTATAGAAGAATCGCATTGCAAATTTATTTACGATTTACGATTGACGATTCGGTTTTTAATCGTCAATCGTAAATCTGAAATCGTAAATTAAAACAGTTGTGGTATAAACGTTTTGCTACCGGTGAGCTGCATAATTGCATTATAGTAACGGTATTCAATCAGGTCCCAGTTAATTATCTTAAGAAACGATTCGATATAAGCCCTTATGTTATGGTCATAATCCAACATATAGGCATGTTCCCACAAATCACAAACAAATAACGGGAACATGCCGGTAAGAAGGGGATGGTTGGTTTTGGTTTCCTTTATAATTTCAACAGCACCATGATGATTGACAACAAGCCAGATCCAGCCATGCCTGTTTGAAATCAGGGAGTATTTTATAAAAGCATCTTTAAAATACCTGAATGATCCGAAACTGCCGTTCAGTGCTGCTAAAAGCTGCCCCGGATGCAGCATGTTGGGCCCTTTTTTAAGCGAACTAAAGTAGAACTGGTGATTCCACGCCTGCACGGCATTATACTGTATAAGCCCTGAACTGTATTTTATGAGATCTCCCGGGCCGGATGCACCATCTTCTCCGTTGACCTGCAGGTTTTTTAAATAAGCCCTGTAGAATCCCGAATAATGCAAATCAAGGTTCTTTTGCGAGATATAAGGCTCAAGCACGTCAATCCCGTAAGGAAGTTGTACCGGTTTCATGTTCACTGAGATTATACAGATCCGTTTTTATTGATAATCTACGAGTGATTCTATCAGTTTTTTGCGGGTAAAGAATATCCTGCTTTTTACAGTTCCTATTTTAAGATTTAGGTTTTCAGCTATTTCCTGGTATTTATATCCCTCATTGTGCATGGTAAAAGGGATCTTGAACTCATTTTCAAGGTTGTTGATCATTTCAGTAATTTCATTGTAGGAATACTCCGAATCGGGAAGCACGTACCTGGATTCCTTTGTATTATTGAGAAACAGAAGATCTTTGGTATTGTCCACTATCGTATTCACGCGAACTGATTTCCTGTAATTATTAATGAAAATGTTCTTCATAATGGTGAAAACCCACGCTTTCAGGTTGGTATAATCAACAAACTTGTCTTTGTAGGTTAACGCTTTGAGGTACGTTTCCTGGATCAGGTCTTTGGCTTCTTCCTTATCAAAAGTGAGTGAAAATGCGAACCGTTCCATGTGTTCGTTCATTTTTACCAGGCTATCATTAAATTCACGTGATGTCATTGTAAATTAGATTTTCGTTTAACAATAAATATGCGTTATTCAAATCTACCGCAATTAGACGGGCTTCGGCTTAAGACCCAATTAAGGTTAGATTAAGAACACATT
Coding sequences within it:
- a CDS encoding RNA polymerase sigma factor, encoding MTSREFNDSLVKMNEHMERFAFSLTFDKEEAKDLIQETYLKALTYKDKFVDYTNLKAWVFTIMKNIFINNYRKSVRVNTIVDNTKDLLFLNNTKESRYVLPDSEYSYNEITEMINNLENEFKIPFTMHNEGYKYQEIAENLNLKIGTVKSRIFFTRKKLIESLVDYQ
- a CDS encoding superoxide dismutase; the protein is MKPVQLPYGIDVLEPYISQKNLDLHYSGFYRAYLKNLQVNGEDGASGPGDLIKYSSGLIQYNAVQAWNHQFYFSSLKKGPNMLHPGQLLAALNGSFGSFRYFKDAFIKYSLISNRHGWIWLVVNHHGAVEIIKETKTNHPLLTGMFPLFVCDLWEHAYMLDYDHNIRAYIESFLKIINWDLIEYRYYNAIMQLTGSKTFIPQLF